In one window of Campylobacter sp. DNA:
- the rpsJ gene encoding 30S ribosomal protein S10, which produces MQKIRLKLKAYDHRVLDRTVAAIVEAVKRTGADVRGPVPMPTKIKRYTVLRSPHVNKDSREQFEMKIHARMLDIVAATPDTVDSLTKLDLAPEVNVEVHAMGK; this is translated from the coding sequence ATGCAAAAAATTAGGTTGAAACTCAAGGCATATGACCATAGAGTTTTAGATCGCACGGTTGCGGCCATAGTAGAAGCCGTCAAAAGAACGGGTGCGGATGTAAGAGGCCCTGTTCCTATGCCCACAAAGATCAAGCGCTACACAGTTTTAAGATCTCCACACGTAAATAAGGACTCTAGAGAGCAGTTTGAGATGAAGATCCACGCTCGTATGCTAGATATCGTAGCGGCGACTCCGGACACGGTTGATTCGCTAACTAAGCTTGATTTGGCTCCGGAAGTCAACGTTGAAGTTCACGCGATGGGCAAATAA
- the dapF gene encoding diaminopimelate epimerase codes for MKISKYNASGNDFVIFTDSVKADRSKLARELCDRRDGVGADGLIVVLPKFNGIEGINFEWEFYNSDGSSADMCGNGSRAVCMYAYENFLAGQSMKFLSGAGVISGEIFGIFGGNLSESMRGELRNVSFGEIFNLRPNAHALVANVEVMLTRPKRLGESFEEAGLTWYFYNTGVPHLVTFVSDLNEFDAALARDLREKYNANVNYALVQSRLASKILKVRTFERGVEAETLACGTGMAACFIAGVENMGLAPDIRVIPASGEMLNLRLGDGGKIYFRGDVRHTFDGEFIGYVE; via the coding sequence ATGAAAATTTCAAAATATAATGCGAGCGGAAATGATTTCGTGATTTTTACGGATTCTGTTAAGGCGGATAGATCCAAGCTAGCGCGTGAGCTATGCGATAGGCGTGATGGGGTGGGCGCCGACGGCCTCATCGTCGTACTACCGAAATTTAACGGTATCGAGGGGATAAATTTCGAGTGGGAATTTTACAATAGCGACGGCAGCAGCGCCGATATGTGCGGCAATGGCTCGCGCGCGGTATGCATGTATGCGTATGAGAATTTTTTGGCCGGGCAGAGCATGAAATTCCTAAGCGGCGCAGGTGTAATTAGCGGTGAAATTTTCGGTATTTTCGGCGGAAATTTGAGCGAGAGCATGCGAGGTGAGCTACGCAATGTAAGCTTCGGCGAGATTTTCAATCTTCGCCCTAACGCTCACGCGTTAGTAGCTAACGTCGAGGTAATGTTAACTCGTCCTAAGCGCCTGGGCGAAAGCTTTGAGGAGGCAGGGCTAACGTGGTATTTTTATAACACAGGAGTGCCGCATTTGGTAACTTTTGTTAGTGATTTAAATGAGTTCGATGCCGCATTGGCCCGCGATCTGCGCGAGAAGTATAACGCTAACGTTAATTATGCGTTAGTTCAAAGTCGCCTCGCAAGCAAAATTTTAAAGGTGCGCACCTTTGAGCGTGGCGTAGAGGCAGAAACTCTCGCATGCGGTACGGGGATGGCAGCATGCTTCATCGCAGGCGTCGAAAATATGGGGCTAGCTCCCGATATCCGCGTGATACCTGCAAGCGGCGAAATGCTAAATTTGCGCTTAGGAGATGGAGGTAAAATTTACTTTCGCGGCGACGTTAGGCATACTTTCGATGGCGAATTTATCGGATACGTGGAGTAG
- a CDS encoding tetratricopeptide repeat protein: protein MRIGSCAQKGAKFQNFKSAPLKEWLKFTARTVLLSVLFATGAAAEIDDLRKGCAAGSEMDCKKLNRVINELQRNCDAGGEENALDCANLGYAYDSNRSFGQAARYYDRACKLGEQKGCVYLGLLYNDGQGVAQDRKRANELFSDACKKNSSEGCASLAYNYKKGLGVYPDVKKAIELLIKACKMGQLEACHNLGLSYALGEGVKKDVDRARAFFTRACEQGHVDSCVNLGVTYFKGDGGQKDHALAAKYFSEACEKSDEPLACSNLAYQYEKGWGVAKDKKKAREFYEKACKLGRFDACEHLKAMR from the coding sequence ATGAGGATCGGTAGCTGTGCCCAAAAGGGCGCTAAATTTCAAAATTTTAAAAGTGCGCCGCTTAAAGAGTGGTTGAAATTTACGGCGCGAACGGTTTTGCTCTCCGTGCTATTTGCGACGGGCGCTGCGGCGGAGATCGACGATCTAAGGAAGGGCTGCGCCGCTGGGAGCGAGATGGATTGTAAAAAACTAAACCGCGTGATAAATGAGCTACAGCGCAACTGCGACGCTGGCGGCGAGGAAAACGCGCTGGATTGCGCAAATTTGGGCTATGCATACGACTCAAATAGAAGCTTCGGGCAGGCCGCGCGCTATTACGACAGGGCGTGCAAGCTCGGCGAGCAGAAGGGCTGTGTCTATTTGGGGCTGCTCTACAACGACGGGCAGGGGGTGGCGCAGGATCGCAAGAGGGCGAATGAGCTTTTCAGCGACGCCTGCAAGAAAAACAGCAGCGAGGGGTGCGCGAGCCTTGCATACAACTATAAAAAGGGGCTCGGCGTCTATCCCGACGTGAAAAAGGCGATCGAGCTTTTGATTAAGGCTTGCAAGATGGGGCAGCTAGAGGCATGCCACAACCTAGGGCTTAGCTATGCTCTCGGCGAAGGCGTGAAAAAGGACGTGGATAGGGCCAGGGCATTTTTTACGAGAGCTTGCGAGCAAGGACACGTGGATTCGTGCGTAAATTTGGGCGTCACGTATTTTAAAGGCGACGGCGGTCAAAAGGATCACGCGCTTGCTGCGAAGTATTTTAGCGAGGCGTGCGAAAAAAGCGACGAACCGCTAGCCTGCTCAAATTTAGCATATCAATACGAAAAGGGCTGGGGCGTAGCGAAAGATAAAAAGAAGGCGCGCGAGTTTTATGAAAAGGCTTGCAAGCTCGGAAGATTTGATGCTTGCGAGCATTTAAAGGCTATGAGGTAG
- the coaE gene encoding dephospho-CoA kinase (Dephospho-CoA kinase (CoaE) performs the final step in coenzyme A biosynthesis.) gives MKFKHAVVITGSIGSGKSAVCELLRDRGFEIIDADKISHDALDRCAAQVAEIFGAQYVVQKGVKAKNLGSHAEFSVSSGEEISSAPCVSVDRKKLGELVFKDPVELAKLEALLHPKITAEILSQARDLEAKGRLYFVDIPLFFEGKRYEFFDKVAVVYAPKDTLVSRVMKRNGLDHAAAKHRVELQIDIEQKRAMADFVIDNGGDLAALEAAVERFLKELEYEI, from the coding sequence TTGAAATTTAAACACGCCGTCGTCATCACGGGCAGCATCGGTAGCGGTAAGAGCGCGGTTTGCGAGCTGCTTCGTGATCGCGGATTTGAGATCATCGACGCCGATAAGATTTCGCATGATGCTTTGGATCGCTGCGCCGCACAGGTGGCTGAAATTTTCGGCGCGCAATACGTCGTGCAAAAAGGCGTTAAAGCTAAAAATTTGGGTTCGCACGCGGAATTTAGCGTTAGTTCAGGCGAGGAAATTTCGTCCGCGCCCTGCGTTTCGGTAGATCGTAAAAAGCTAGGCGAGCTGGTGTTTAAAGACCCTGTGGAGCTCGCAAAGCTAGAAGCTCTACTGCATCCGAAGATAACGGCTGAAATTTTATCGCAGGCGCGGGATTTGGAAGCGAAAGGAAGGCTTTATTTCGTCGATATTCCGCTGTTTTTCGAGGGCAAGAGATATGAGTTTTTCGACAAAGTGGCAGTCGTTTATGCGCCAAAAGATACGCTGGTTTCGCGCGTGATGAAGCGAAACGGGCTCGATCATGCCGCTGCAAAGCACCGCGTGGAGCTGCAAATAGATATCGAGCAAAAGCGTGCCATGGCGGACTTTGTGATAGATAACGGAGGCGATCTTGCCGCGCTTGAGGCCGCAGTGGAGAGATTTTTAAAAGAGCTAGAATATGAAATTTAG
- the purM gene encoding phosphoribosylformylglycinamidine cyclo-ligase, whose amino-acid sequence MISYKDAGVDIDAGNDFVNAIKPFVKATQTPHVLGGIGSFSGAVRLPAGYKKPAILGATDGVGTKLRLAIDARKFDGVGQDLVAMCVNDLICNFAEPLFFLDYYATAKLEIADAKEVVKSIAEGCKLARCALIGGETAEMPSMYEKGDFDLAGFAVGIAEEDEIDRSKFVREGDVLIALPSSGLHSNGFSLARKVIAELGLKFDDKIGDRALIDVLLRPTRIYVGEFLNLKDKIHALAHITGGGIVENLPRVFPEGLGAKIEHTAIRTPEIFKIIAQKVEPSEMMRTFNMGVGMIVVAPKENADFVLANTDGYVIGEIVKGGGVQLV is encoded by the coding sequence TTGATAAGCTACAAAGACGCGGGCGTCGATATAGACGCGGGAAATGACTTCGTAAACGCGATAAAACCGTTTGTCAAAGCGACGCAAACTCCGCACGTTTTAGGCGGTATCGGCTCGTTTTCGGGTGCGGTAAGGCTGCCTGCAGGCTATAAAAAACCCGCGATCCTAGGCGCCACCGACGGCGTGGGCACAAAGCTGCGACTCGCGATCGACGCGCGTAAATTTGACGGCGTAGGCCAAGATCTCGTCGCGATGTGTGTGAATGATCTCATATGCAACTTCGCCGAGCCGCTATTTTTCCTCGACTACTACGCGACGGCGAAGCTCGAGATTGCGGATGCCAAAGAGGTAGTAAAAAGCATCGCCGAAGGCTGCAAACTCGCCCGCTGCGCGCTTATCGGCGGCGAAACGGCGGAGATGCCCTCGATGTATGAAAAGGGCGACTTCGACCTAGCGGGCTTTGCCGTGGGTATCGCCGAAGAGGACGAGATCGACCGCAGCAAGTTCGTGCGCGAGGGCGATGTGCTCATCGCGCTTCCTAGCAGCGGCCTGCACTCAAACGGCTTCTCGCTCGCGCGAAAAGTAATCGCCGAGCTGGGGCTAAAATTTGACGACAAGATAGGCGATCGCGCGCTCATCGACGTGCTTTTGCGGCCGACCAGGATTTACGTCGGAGAGTTTTTAAATTTAAAAGACAAGATCCACGCACTCGCGCACATCACGGGCGGGGGTATCGTGGAAAACTTGCCGCGAGTATTTCCGGAGGGGCTGGGTGCAAAGATCGAGCATACAGCGATCCGCACGCCCGAAATCTTTAAAATCATCGCACAAAAGGTGGAACCATCAGAGATGATGAGGACATTTAATATGGGCGTTGGTATGATCGTCGTAGCTCCGAAAGAAAACGCGGACTTCGTGCTGGCAAACACCGATGGCTACGTTATCGGCGAGATCGTAAAAGGCGGGGGCGTGCAGCTGGTGTAA
- a CDS encoding cupin domain-containing protein — protein sequence MQEKQVLVKKENLAVYDKVSDKIFAGGLPKVTLLFGATPYANAGAALVHFPRGVRTAWHTHPAGQNLIVTQGKIYTGTADGVVQIARAGDVVLCPPGVKHWHGAGLQEDGEHIAVTFEKDGKNVTWMEHLSQDEYKSLIEKADAKDAE from the coding sequence ATGCAGGAAAAGCAAGTTTTGGTTAAAAAGGAAAATCTCGCCGTCTATGACAAGGTGAGCGATAAAATTTTTGCAGGCGGTCTGCCGAAAGTCACGCTGCTTTTCGGCGCAACGCCTTATGCAAACGCAGGAGCAGCACTAGTGCATTTCCCGCGTGGAGTACGCACGGCATGGCACACGCATCCGGCGGGGCAAAATTTAATCGTAACGCAGGGTAAAATTTACACCGGCACGGCGGACGGAGTCGTACAAATCGCTCGTGCTGGCGACGTAGTGCTCTGTCCGCCTGGCGTCAAACATTGGCACGGAGCCGGACTGCAAGAAGACGGCGAGCATATCGCAGTAACCTTTGAAAAGGACGGCAAAAACGTAACGTGGATGGAGCATCTAAGCCAGGACGAGTATAAAAGTCTCATCGAAAAAGCGGACGCAAAGGACGCGGAGTAG
- a CDS encoding carboxymuconolactone decarboxylase family protein, whose protein sequence is MVNFNELPRAAKLNGALSDKQLALVSMAAYAAAGDADKLKGALQNALKAGLSVSEIREALSHQSAYIGFPMGLNGLLVFNDFIKEREAAGIKDEADRDATPLADTDFYALGEQTQKYIFGSDYSGTVLFDAPAVDHGLKAYLFGYLFSRDNLGFLEREIITVSTLAALNGVNMQLKSHLGGARNLGVRDEQFERIFKILGECVGEAKAQNARGILKSL, encoded by the coding sequence ATGGTGAATTTTAACGAGCTTCCGCGCGCGGCAAAGCTAAACGGAGCACTTAGCGACAAACAGCTAGCGCTCGTTAGCATGGCTGCTTATGCGGCGGCGGGCGATGCGGACAAACTAAAAGGCGCGCTGCAAAACGCTCTAAAAGCAGGGCTTAGCGTGAGCGAGATCAGAGAGGCGCTGTCGCATCAAAGCGCCTACATCGGCTTTCCGATGGGGCTAAACGGGCTTTTGGTTTTTAACGATTTCATAAAAGAGCGCGAGGCGGCGGGCATAAAAGACGAGGCGGACAGGGACGCGACGCCCCTTGCGGATACCGATTTCTACGCGCTTGGCGAGCAGACGCAAAAATACATCTTTGGGAGCGATTATTCTGGTACGGTACTTTTTGACGCACCCGCGGTCGATCACGGACTGAAGGCCTATCTTTTCGGCTATCTTTTTAGCAGGGATAATTTAGGTTTTTTAGAGCGCGAGATTATCACCGTCTCAACACTAGCGGCGCTAAATGGCGTCAATATGCAGCTAAAATCGCATCTGGGCGGAGCTAGAAATTTAGGCGTAAGAGACGAGCAATTCGAGAGAATTTTTAAAATTTTAGGTGAATGTGTGGGCGAAGCGAAAGCGCAAAATGCAAGGGGGATTTTAAAAAGTCTTTAA